A genomic stretch from Mycobacterium malmoense includes:
- a CDS encoding PE family protein: MSFVVTAPESVTAAAANLAGIGSALGEATAAAAGPTTGVVAAAADEVSIAISRLFGTYGQEFHAVTAQAAAFHDEFVSLLNGGAAAYLGTEIANAEQGLLNAVNAPARAVLGQLSSGVAAATVPIGAASLLSNRIDAGVQAVYAAIAGAPAAAVPAGAYQQLFANTAANLQALYGAWAADPLPFLSQLIANQQGYWQQIATALASAIQNFPANLANLPAAIQAGIQELLAFNAAYYVQQFIVTQIGFAQEFFTYLHAATTGIVAGLPAFGAQLQVAWQAVLAGNYYDAVQDVAQGVANLLVTGVDSGNPLIGVVFPPIPPNVTATVNPTLLGPLGNLFALGNIPGQEAQYLTNLMPPSILRQMSQNLTNVLNVLTIPSISATTTLPLSQPTAGSASAFFGLPLVLTYAAVGAPFAGLEGLATSATAVQQALLAGNPVGALGALVDAPAVMTNGFLNGETIVDMTIPVPVSYQLPIGPPVSFTAQIVVHLPFDGLLVPPHHITGTISLSSPFSTAPYPVTIFGTPFMGLVPALVNYAPQQLAAAIAPAG, translated from the coding sequence ACCGGCGTCGTCGCCGCGGCCGCCGACGAGGTGTCCATCGCGATCTCCCGGCTGTTCGGCACATACGGCCAGGAATTCCACGCCGTCACCGCCCAGGCGGCGGCATTTCACGACGAGTTCGTGAGCCTGTTGAACGGTGGAGCGGCGGCGTATCTCGGCACCGAAATCGCCAACGCCGAGCAGGGCCTGCTGAACGCGGTGAACGCGCCGGCCCGCGCGGTGTTGGGTCAGCTCTCGAGCGGAGTCGCCGCCGCGACCGTGCCGATCGGGGCTGCCTCGCTGCTCTCCAACCGGATCGACGCGGGTGTGCAAGCCGTTTACGCGGCCATCGCGGGCGCGCCCGCCGCCGCCGTCCCAGCCGGCGCATACCAGCAACTCTTCGCCAACACGGCCGCCAACCTGCAGGCCCTCTACGGTGCCTGGGCCGCCGACCCGTTGCCGTTCCTGAGCCAGCTCATCGCCAACCAGCAGGGTTACTGGCAGCAGATCGCCACGGCGCTCGCGAGTGCCATCCAAAACTTCCCTGCCAATCTGGCGAACCTGCCGGCGGCCATCCAGGCCGGCATCCAGGAGCTTCTGGCCTTCAACGCGGCGTATTACGTGCAACAGTTCATCGTCACGCAGATCGGTTTCGCCCAAGAGTTTTTCACGTACCTGCACGCCGCGACAACCGGAATCGTGGCCGGGCTGCCGGCGTTTGGCGCGCAGCTACAGGTGGCCTGGCAAGCCGTCCTGGCGGGTAATTACTACGATGCGGTCCAGGACGTGGCGCAGGGCGTCGCCAATCTCTTGGTCACCGGGGTCGATTCCGGCAACCCGTTGATCGGCGTGGTGTTTCCCCCAATCCCTCCCAACGTGACTGCCACGGTGAATCCCACGCTGCTGGGCCCGCTGGGGAATCTGTTCGCCCTCGGAAACATCCCCGGACAGGAGGCGCAGTACCTCACCAACCTGATGCCACCGTCCATCCTTCGACAGATGTCGCAAAACCTCACCAACGTGCTCAATGTGCTGACGATCCCCAGCATTTCGGCGACCACCACGCTGCCGCTATCGCAACCCACGGCCGGATCGGCCAGCGCCTTCTTCGGCTTGCCGTTGGTGCTCACCTACGCCGCGGTGGGTGCTCCGTTCGCGGGTCTGGAGGGCCTTGCCACCTCCGCGACGGCGGTTCAGCAGGCCCTGTTGGCCGGCAACCCCGTGGGCGCCCTCGGCGCGCTCGTGGACGCGCCGGCCGTCATGACGAACGGCTTCCTCAACGGCGAGACCATCGTGGATATGACGATCCCGGTGCCAGTGAGTTACCAACTGCCGATCGGTCCTCCCGTCAGCTTCACCGCGCAGATCGTGGTGCACTTGCCCTTCGACGGCCTTCTCGTTCCGCCCCACCACATTACGGGGACGATATCCCTCAGCAGCCCCTTCAGTACTGCCCCCTACCCGGTGACCATCTTCGGCACGCCGTTCATGGGACTCGTTCCGGCGCTTGTCAATTACGCGCCCCAGCAACTCGCGGCAGCGATCGCACCCGCGGGATAG
- a CDS encoding Cof-type HAD-IIB family hydrolase yields the protein MNRPALIACDVDGTLFDENETISPRTRDAARAAVAAGAQFVVATGRPPRWIRPVVEALGFAPIAVCANGAVVYDPANDRVLSARTLAVDTLAELAELATRVIPGAGLAVERIGERAHDTATPQFISSPGYEHAWLNPDNTEVSIDDLLSAPAIKLLIRKTGARSADMAAELAKHVGIEGDITYSTNNGLVEIVPLGISKASGVEEIAKPLGIASGEVVAFGDMPNDIPMLLWAGRGVAMGNAHPEVLAAADEITAPNTDDGVGRVLERWWL from the coding sequence GTGAATAGGCCGGCGCTGATCGCTTGCGATGTCGACGGCACGTTGTTCGACGAAAACGAAACCATCAGCCCGCGCACCCGCGACGCGGCACGCGCCGCCGTGGCCGCCGGTGCGCAATTCGTGGTGGCAACCGGTCGACCGCCGCGCTGGATACGCCCTGTCGTCGAGGCGCTCGGGTTCGCGCCGATTGCGGTGTGCGCCAACGGCGCCGTCGTCTATGACCCGGCGAACGACCGGGTGCTCTCGGCACGCACCCTGGCCGTCGACACCCTGGCCGAGTTGGCCGAGCTCGCCACCCGGGTCATCCCGGGCGCGGGGCTGGCCGTCGAGCGGATCGGCGAGCGCGCCCATGACACGGCGACTCCGCAGTTCATCAGCTCGCCGGGCTACGAGCACGCCTGGCTCAACCCGGACAACACCGAGGTGTCGATCGACGACCTGCTCAGCGCGCCGGCGATCAAGTTGCTGATCCGCAAGACCGGCGCCCGCAGCGCGGATATGGCCGCCGAATTGGCTAAGCATGTCGGCATCGAGGGCGATATCACCTACTCCACCAACAATGGGCTGGTGGAGATCGTCCCGCTGGGGATCAGCAAGGCCAGCGGAGTGGAAGAGATCGCCAAACCGCTGGGGATCGCCAGCGGCGAGGTGGTGGCATTCGGCGACATGCCCAACGACATCCCGATGTTGCTGTGGGCCGGTCGCGGCGTGGCGATGGGTAATGCGCATCCGGAGGTGCTGGCCGCCGCCGACGAAATCACGGCGCCCAACACCGATGACGGGGTGGGGCGGGTGCTGGAACGCTGGTGGCTTTAG
- a CDS encoding lysophospholipid acyltransferase family protein: MAEPFYRLGEWIVPPVVAMQGTRFTFRGLENIPARGGAILAQNHTSYLDWLPPLFAVRERGRRMYFMIKAEMADVKAVNYVIKHARLIPVDRRSGHDAFELAVQRLRAGELIGMHPEATISRSYELREFKTGAARMALEAQVPIIPLIVWGAHRIWPKDRPKKVFRNKVPVTVAAGQPLPPQGTAEELNAVLRQAMNELLYRVQEEYPHPKGEFWVPRRLGGDAPTQEDSRAIRLAELQERLEKYGSDGVTRPGQTQSGLH; this comes from the coding sequence ATGGCAGAGCCGTTTTACCGGTTGGGGGAGTGGATCGTTCCGCCGGTCGTCGCGATGCAGGGAACCAGGTTCACGTTTCGCGGCCTGGAGAACATTCCCGCGCGGGGCGGGGCCATCCTTGCCCAAAACCACACCAGCTACCTCGATTGGCTTCCGCCGCTGTTCGCCGTGCGAGAGCGCGGCCGGCGCATGTACTTCATGATCAAGGCCGAGATGGCCGACGTGAAGGCGGTCAACTATGTGATCAAGCACGCCAGGCTGATTCCGGTGGACCGCAGGTCGGGACACGACGCGTTCGAGCTGGCCGTGCAGCGCCTGCGCGCCGGCGAACTCATTGGGATGCATCCCGAGGCCACGATCAGCCGCAGTTACGAACTCAGGGAATTCAAGACCGGGGCGGCGCGGATGGCGTTGGAGGCGCAGGTGCCGATAATTCCGCTGATCGTCTGGGGCGCCCATCGGATTTGGCCGAAGGATCGTCCAAAGAAGGTGTTCCGCAACAAAGTTCCGGTCACCGTGGCCGCCGGCCAGCCGCTCCCGCCGCAGGGCACCGCCGAGGAACTCAACGCCGTGCTGCGGCAAGCGATGAATGAGTTGCTGTACCGGGTGCAGGAGGAGTATCCGCATCCCAAGGGCGAGTTCTGGGTGCCGCGGCGGCTGGGCGGCGACGCGCCGACCCAGGAGGATTCCCGGGCAATCCGTTTGGCCGAATTGCAGGAGCGGCTGGAGAAGTACGGGAGCGACGGGGTGACGCGGCCGGGCCAGACTCAATCCGGATTGCATTGA
- a CDS encoding lysophospholipid acyltransferase family protein produces the protein MVEPTFRTLEILAQLVVLSTGTRITYSGEENIPGRGGAVIAINHTSYVDFLPAALAVHRRGRRLRFMIKAEMQQVKVVNFLIKHTRTIPVDRGAGADAYAVAVQRLREGELVGVYPEATISRSFELKEFKSGAARMASEANVPIVPLIVWGAQRIWTKDHPRHVGRHKVPVTVQVGASLRPGEDVALTNAALRESMTALLHRAQQRYPHPAGAYWVPRRLGGGAPTLAEAAQIEADEAAARAGKSR, from the coding sequence ATGGTGGAGCCAACATTCCGGACGCTCGAGATCCTGGCGCAGCTCGTCGTCCTGTCCACCGGCACCCGGATCACCTACAGCGGCGAGGAGAACATCCCCGGCCGGGGCGGCGCCGTGATCGCGATCAACCACACCAGCTATGTCGACTTTCTACCGGCCGCGTTAGCCGTGCATCGCCGGGGTCGTCGGCTTAGATTCATGATCAAGGCCGAGATGCAACAGGTGAAGGTGGTCAATTTCCTGATCAAGCACACCCGCACCATTCCAGTGGACCGCGGCGCCGGGGCGGACGCGTATGCGGTGGCCGTGCAGCGGCTGCGCGAGGGCGAGCTGGTCGGGGTCTATCCGGAGGCCACCATCAGCCGCAGCTTCGAGCTCAAGGAGTTCAAGTCGGGGGCGGCGCGGATGGCTAGCGAGGCGAATGTCCCGATCGTCCCGCTGATCGTCTGGGGTGCGCAGCGGATCTGGACCAAGGACCATCCACGACACGTGGGCCGCCACAAGGTGCCGGTCACCGTGCAGGTGGGTGCGTCCTTGCGGCCCGGCGAAGACGTCGCGCTGACCAATGCGGCGCTGCGCGAATCGATGACCGCGCTGCTGCACCGGGCGCAGCAGCGATATCCGCACCCGGCCGGCGCCTACTGGGTGCCGCGCCGGCTTGGCGGCGGCGCACCTACCTTGGCCGAAGCGGCGCAAATAGAGGCCGACGAGGCCGCGGCGCGGGCCGGTAAGTCGCGGTAG
- a CDS encoding lysophospholipid acyltransferase family protein codes for MEPVYGTVIQLARLIWRIQGLKITVTGVENLPKSGGAVIAINHTGYLDFTFAGLPAYKQGLGRKVRFMAKQEVFDHKITGPIMRSLRHISVDRQDGAASYEAAVRNLKDGELVGVYPEATISRSFEIKEFKSGAARMAVDAGVPIVPLIVWGAQRIWTKGHPRKLLRPKVPIVVLVGEPIEPTLAIEELKGLLHSRMQHLLERAQELYGPHPAGEFWVPRRLGGGALSLAEAARMDAEEAAARAARRARASGAPE; via the coding sequence GTGGAACCGGTATACGGGACTGTCATTCAGCTCGCCCGCCTGATCTGGCGCATACAGGGGCTGAAGATCACTGTCACGGGTGTCGAGAACCTGCCGAAAAGCGGCGGTGCGGTCATCGCCATCAACCACACCGGCTACCTCGACTTCACCTTCGCGGGTTTGCCCGCCTACAAGCAGGGCCTAGGGCGCAAGGTCCGGTTCATGGCCAAGCAGGAGGTGTTCGACCACAAGATCACCGGGCCGATCATGCGCAGCCTGCGGCACATTTCCGTGGATCGGCAAGACGGGGCCGCGTCCTATGAAGCCGCCGTTAGGAACCTGAAGGACGGTGAATTAGTCGGCGTCTACCCCGAGGCCACGATCAGCCGCAGCTTCGAGATCAAGGAGTTCAAGTCGGGGGCTGCCCGAATGGCGGTCGACGCCGGGGTGCCGATCGTCCCGCTGATCGTCTGGGGCGCGCAGCGGATTTGGACCAAGGGTCATCCCAGGAAGCTGTTGCGACCGAAGGTGCCGATCGTCGTGCTCGTCGGCGAACCGATCGAACCGACGCTGGCCATAGAGGAATTGAAGGGGCTGCTGCACTCGCGGATGCAGCATTTGCTGGAACGGGCCCAGGAACTGTATGGGCCTCATCCGGCCGGTGAGTTCTGGGTGCCGCGTCGGCTGGGCGGCGGAGCTCTCTCGTTAGCCGAGGCGGCCCGCATGGACGCCGAGGAGGCGGCCGCCCGGGCGGCCCGGCGCGCCCGGGCCAGCGGGGCGCCGGAATAG
- a CDS encoding MBL fold metallo-hydrolase gives MQVTSVGHAGFLIQTHAGNILCDPWVNPAYFGSWFPFPDNSALDWDELGDCDYLYVSHLHKDHFDAKNLAEHVNKDAVVLLPDFPVPDLRNELQKLGFHRFFETTDSVKHRISGPKGDLDVMVIALRAPADGPIGDSALVVSDGTTTVFDMNDARPVDLDVLATEFGHIDVHLLQYSGAIWYPMVYDMPARAKQSFGVQKRQRQMDRARQYIAQVGATWVVPSAGPPCFLDPELRHLNDDRGDPANIFPDQMVFLDQLRTHGHDGGLLMIPGSSADFTGATLNSLSHPLPVELGAPPACGGVEAIFTTGKSAYIADYAERMAPVLAAERASWAPATGEPLLEQLRALFEPIMSQSNEICDGIGYPVELVIGPETVILDFPKRAVREHIPDEKVRYGFAIAPELVRTVLRDHEPDWVNTIFLSTRFRAWRVGGYNEYLYTFFKCLTDERIAYADGWFAETHDDSASITLDGWEIQRRCPHLKADLSKFGVIEGNTLTCNLHGWQWRLDDGRCLTSRGHQLRSSKK, from the coding sequence GTGCAGGTCACGAGCGTAGGCCACGCCGGATTTCTGATCCAGACCCACGCGGGCAACATCCTGTGTGACCCCTGGGTCAATCCCGCCTACTTCGGGTCCTGGTTTCCGTTCCCGGACAACAGCGCGCTGGACTGGGACGAGTTGGGCGACTGCGACTACCTGTATGTCTCGCATCTGCACAAGGACCACTTCGACGCGAAGAACCTGGCCGAGCACGTCAACAAGGACGCCGTCGTGCTGCTCCCCGACTTCCCGGTGCCCGACCTGCGAAACGAGTTGCAAAAGCTAGGGTTTCACCGGTTCTTCGAGACCACCGACTCGGTCAAACACCGGATCAGCGGCCCCAAGGGTGACCTCGACGTGATGGTCATCGCCCTGCGGGCGCCCGCCGACGGCCCGATCGGCGACTCGGCGCTGGTGGTTTCCGATGGCACCACAACGGTTTTCGACATGAACGACGCCCGCCCGGTCGATCTGGACGTGCTGGCAACCGAATTCGGTCACATCGACGTGCATCTGCTGCAGTACTCCGGAGCGATCTGGTATCCGATGGTCTACGACATGCCGGCCCGGGCCAAGCAGTCGTTCGGCGTCCAGAAGCGGCAGCGGCAGATGGACCGCGCCCGTCAATACATCGCCCAGGTGGGGGCGACCTGGGTGGTGCCGTCGGCCGGGCCGCCGTGCTTTTTGGACCCCGAGTTGCGTCACCTCAACGACGACCGCGGCGACCCGGCGAACATCTTTCCCGACCAAATGGTGTTCCTGGACCAACTGCGCACGCATGGCCACGACGGCGGCCTGCTGATGATCCCCGGGTCGAGCGCGGACTTCACCGGCGCGACCCTGAACTCGCTCAGCCATCCGCTGCCCGTCGAGCTGGGGGCACCTCCCGCTTGCGGGGGAGTCGAGGCGATCTTCACCACCGGGAAATCCGCCTACATCGCCGACTACGCCGAGCGGATGGCGCCCGTCTTGGCCGCGGAGCGGGCGAGCTGGGCGCCCGCCACCGGGGAGCCGCTGCTGGAACAACTGCGCGCATTGTTCGAGCCGATCATGTCGCAAAGCAACGAAATCTGCGACGGCATCGGCTATCCCGTCGAACTGGTCATCGGTCCCGAGACGGTGATCCTGGACTTTCCGAAACGAGCGGTGCGCGAACATATTCCCGACGAGAAGGTCCGCTACGGGTTCGCGATCGCGCCGGAGCTGGTCCGCACCGTGCTGCGCGATCACGAACCCGACTGGGTCAACACCATCTTCCTGTCCACCCGTTTTAGGGCGTGGCGCGTCGGCGGCTACAACGAATACCTGTACACGTTCTTCAAGTGCCTAACCGACGAGCGGATCGCCTACGCCGACGGGTGGTTCGCCGAGACCCACGACGACTCCGCGTCGATCACGCTGGACGGCTGGGAGATTCAGCGCCGCTGCCCCCACCTCAAGGCCGATCTATCGAAATTCGGTGTGATAGAGGGCAATACGTTGACCTGCAACCTGCATGGGTGGCAGTGGCGCTTGGACGACGGCCGCTGCCTGACCTCGCGGGGCCACCAGCTGCGGAGCTCGAAGAAATGA
- a CDS encoding phytoene desaturase family protein, with protein sequence MTGYDAIVLGAGHNGLAAAVLLQKAGLRTVCLDSKLYAGGMASTVELFDGYHFEIAGSVQFPTAPVVVKELGLDTLPTLDLDVMSVALRGVGDDPLVQYSDPIKLFTHLNEVHGADAVNGMAGLMAWSQAPTRALGRFEAGTPPKTFDEMYACATNEFERSAIDDMLFGSVTDVLDRYLPDREKHGALRGSMTVLAVNTLYRGPATPGSAAALAFGLGVPDGDTMQMKKLRGGIGALTAHLCELLESHGGEVRLRTKVTEILVADGRVGGVRTEAGDTLTAPIVVSGIAPDVTLNELIDPAALPADIRERYAGIDHRGSYLQMHFALDEAPSFAAPYEALNDPAMQASIGLFCTPEEVQRQWEDCRRGIVPADPTVVLQIPSQNDPDLAPEGKHAASAFALWFPIEGGADYGKAKVEMGQRVIDKITRLAPNFERSIIRHTTFTPKHMGVMFGAPGGDYCHGLLNANQIGPNRPGPKGFLGQPIPIDGLYLGSAGCHGGPGITFIPGYNAGRAALTDMGR encoded by the coding sequence ATGACTGGTTATGACGCGATAGTTCTTGGTGCGGGCCACAACGGACTGGCCGCGGCGGTGCTGCTGCAGAAGGCGGGCCTGCGCACGGTGTGCCTGGATTCCAAGCTCTACGCCGGTGGGATGGCTTCCACGGTGGAGCTTTTCGACGGGTACCACTTCGAGATCGCCGGGTCGGTGCAGTTCCCGACGGCGCCCGTGGTGGTCAAGGAGCTGGGCCTGGACACCCTGCCGACGCTGGACCTCGACGTGATGTCGGTGGCGCTGCGGGGCGTGGGTGACGATCCGCTGGTCCAGTACAGCGACCCCATCAAGTTGTTCACCCACCTCAACGAGGTGCACGGGGCGGACGCCGTCAACGGGATGGCGGGGCTGATGGCCTGGAGCCAGGCGCCGACCCGGGCGCTGGGCCGGTTCGAAGCCGGGACGCCGCCCAAGACCTTCGACGAGATGTATGCCTGCGCCACAAACGAATTCGAACGCTCGGCCATCGACGATATGCTGTTCGGTTCGGTCACCGACGTGCTGGATCGCTACCTTCCGGACCGCGAAAAGCACGGCGCGTTGCGCGGCTCGATGACCGTGCTGGCGGTCAACACGCTCTATCGCGGGCCGGCCACGCCCGGCAGCGCGGCCGCGCTCGCCTTCGGGCTGGGTGTTCCCGACGGGGACACTATGCAGATGAAGAAGCTGCGCGGCGGCATCGGGGCGCTCACGGCGCATCTGTGCGAGCTGCTGGAAAGCCACGGCGGCGAGGTGCGGCTGCGGACCAAGGTCACCGAGATCCTGGTCGCCGACGGCCGGGTGGGCGGCGTGCGCACCGAGGCGGGGGACACGCTGACCGCGCCGATCGTCGTCTCCGGGATCGCGCCCGACGTCACGCTCAACGAGCTGATCGACCCGGCCGCGCTGCCCGCCGACATCCGGGAGCGGTATGCCGGCATCGACCACCGCGGCAGCTACCTGCAGATGCACTTCGCGCTGGACGAGGCCCCCAGCTTTGCCGCGCCCTACGAGGCGCTCAACGACCCGGCCATGCAGGCGTCGATCGGCCTGTTCTGCACGCCGGAGGAAGTCCAGCGGCAGTGGGAGGACTGCCGGCGCGGGATCGTTCCGGCCGACCCGACGGTGGTGTTGCAGATCCCGTCGCAGAACGACCCGGATCTGGCCCCCGAGGGCAAGCACGCGGCTTCGGCGTTCGCGCTGTGGTTCCCCATCGAGGGCGGCGCCGACTACGGCAAGGCCAAGGTCGAGATGGGGCAGCGGGTGATCGACAAGATCACCCGGCTCGCACCGAATTTCGAACGCAGCATCATCCGGCACACCACCTTCACGCCCAAGCACATGGGGGTGATGTTCGGGGCGCCCGGTGGCGACTACTGCCACGGGCTGTTGAACGCGAATCAGATCGGGCCGAACAGGCCCGGGCCGAAAGGCTTTCTGGGTCAACCGATCCCGATCGACGGGCTGTACCTGGGCAGCGCGGGCTGCCATGGCGGGCCGGGGATCACCTTCATTCCCGGCTACAACGCCGGCCGCGCGGCACTGACCGATATGGGCCGCTAG
- a CDS encoding TetR/AcrR family transcriptional regulator: MVRPAQTARSERTREALRQAAVVRFLAQGVEDTSAEQIAADAGVSLRTFYRHFSSKHDLLFADYTGLHWFRAALDARPADEPIIDSVQSAIFSFPYDVDAVTKIAALREDELDPGRIVRHIQEVQADFADAIAAQLQRRGHGANGTARRTADQQVRAAVTARCIAAAVFGAMEAWMVGDDRSLGELARLSHVALEALREGISGTWVTAVSS; encoded by the coding sequence ATGGTCAGGCCCGCTCAGACGGCGCGCAGCGAGCGCACTCGCGAAGCGTTGCGCCAGGCCGCCGTGGTGCGATTCCTGGCGCAGGGGGTGGAAGACACCTCGGCCGAACAGATTGCCGCCGATGCCGGGGTTTCGCTGCGGACGTTCTACCGCCACTTCAGCTCCAAGCACGACCTGCTGTTCGCGGATTACACCGGGCTGCATTGGTTTCGCGCCGCCCTGGACGCCAGGCCGGCGGACGAACCGATCATCGATTCGGTGCAATCGGCCATCTTCTCGTTCCCGTATGACGTTGACGCCGTGACCAAAATCGCCGCGCTGCGCGAAGACGAGCTCGACCCGGGCCGCATCGTCCGCCACATCCAGGAGGTCCAGGCCGACTTCGCCGACGCGATCGCAGCGCAGCTGCAGCGACGTGGCCACGGCGCCAACGGAACTGCGCGGCGAACGGCCGACCAACAGGTGCGCGCCGCGGTGACGGCGCGCTGCATCGCGGCCGCGGTGTTCGGCGCGATGGAGGCGTGGATGGTTGGCGACGATCGATCACTCGGCGAGCTGGCGCGGTTGTCGCACGTCGCGCTCGAGGCGTTGCGGGAGGGCATCTCCGGCACCTGGGTCACCGCAGTTTCGTCATAA
- a CDS encoding DUF2834 domain-containing protein: protein MVSLLTHAVLGLAVIIWIVRSNSTVFARPAGGPLFSPMEIVYYVVGISSVALGWYFNITYVQEYSHGSTNPLWGEHGSWAEYIRLMFTNPAASSASQDYTIANVVLLPIFTIVDGYRRGLRHPWLYFVSSLFTSFAFAFAFYFATMERQRRHEQAADAAAPKVAA from the coding sequence ATGGTCTCGCTTCTCACCCACGCGGTACTCGGACTGGCGGTCATCATCTGGATCGTCAGGTCAAACTCGACGGTCTTCGCCCGGCCGGCCGGCGGCCCACTCTTCTCGCCGATGGAAATCGTCTACTACGTCGTCGGCATCTCCTCGGTCGCCTTGGGCTGGTACTTCAACATCACCTACGTGCAGGAGTACTCGCACGGGTCCACCAACCCGCTGTGGGGCGAACACGGGAGCTGGGCCGAATACATCCGACTGATGTTCACCAACCCGGCCGCCAGTTCGGCCAGCCAGGACTACACGATCGCGAATGTGGTTCTGCTGCCGATCTTTACGATCGTGGACGGCTACCGCCGCGGCCTAAGGCACCCGTGGCTGTACTTTGTGTCGAGCCTGTTCACTAGCTTCGCGTTCGCGTTCGCCTTCTACTTCGCGACGATGGAACGCCAGCGCCGCCACGAGCAGGCGGCCGACGCGGCGGCACCCAAGGTTGCCGCCTAG
- a CDS encoding PPE family protein, producing the protein MDFALYPPEVNSGLMYAGPGPGPLLAAAAAWDAVAAELESAAAGYSSEVSGLTGLAWFGPSSAAMAAAAAPYVGWLQTTAVAAGQTAAQAFAAAAAYEAAFAATVPPPVIAANRAQLAVLVATNFFGQNTPAIAATEAEYVAFWVQDATAMYVYAADSAAASTLTSFQEPSPSTNQAGQAEQARSVAQSAGNATSAHTQTLAQLTTQQAGALAPGDPAIPGGTTATVPAGSTITVGPNSVAFVNGGSITTTTVSNGSVYFASGVSIIVNTNSAVTLDTPAIEGGIPVAAGHTIIANAVNPITLTPAAGYSSVTAYLVNGSATIAGSPFSSAGIANTGAGSATAVVGSSAVDVLAGGTGVSYVAPVAPVVPVVPAVSPGGLVSALGATSSPGLAGTAGIQPQLNAELLMKWAGALPGADLATAAG; encoded by the coding sequence ATGGACTTTGCGCTGTATCCACCAGAAGTCAACTCAGGGCTGATGTACGCCGGCCCCGGGCCGGGGCCGCTGCTGGCGGCCGCGGCGGCCTGGGATGCGGTGGCCGCCGAGCTGGAGTCGGCCGCGGCCGGCTATTCCTCGGAGGTCTCCGGGCTGACCGGGCTGGCGTGGTTTGGCCCGTCGTCGGCGGCGATGGCGGCTGCGGCCGCCCCCTATGTGGGGTGGCTGCAAACCACGGCCGTGGCGGCCGGGCAGACGGCCGCCCAGGCGTTTGCGGCGGCGGCAGCGTATGAGGCGGCGTTTGCCGCGACGGTGCCCCCGCCGGTGATCGCGGCCAACCGGGCGCAGTTAGCGGTGCTGGTCGCGACCAACTTTTTCGGGCAGAACACCCCGGCGATCGCGGCCACCGAGGCCGAATACGTGGCGTTCTGGGTCCAGGACGCCACCGCGATGTATGTCTACGCCGCCGATTCGGCGGCGGCGAGCACCCTGACCTCGTTTCAGGAGCCGTCGCCGTCGACCAACCAGGCCGGACAGGCTGAGCAGGCCCGCTCGGTGGCCCAAAGCGCCGGCAACGCCACCAGCGCCCACACCCAAACCCTGGCCCAGCTCACCACCCAGCAGGCCGGCGCGCTGGCCCCCGGTGACCCAGCCATCCCAGGGGGCACGACGGCCACCGTTCCCGCCGGGAGCACCATCACCGTCGGGCCCAATTCTGTTGCATTCGTTAACGGCGGGTCGATCACCACCACTACCGTCAGCAATGGGAGTGTCTATTTCGCGAGCGGTGTCTCCATCATCGTGAACACCAACAGCGCCGTCACCCTTGACACTCCAGCCATCGAGGGCGGCATTCCGGTCGCCGCCGGTCATACCATCATTGCCAATGCCGTCAATCCCATCACTCTCACCCCGGCGGCGGGGTATAGCAGCGTCACCGCTTACCTCGTCAACGGCTCGGCCACCATCGCCGGCTCGCCTTTTAGTTCGGCTGGCATCGCCAACACCGGCGCCGGTAGCGCCACCGCCGTCGTCGGCTCGTCTGCCGTCGACGTCCTCGCCGGCGGCACCGGCGTCAGCTACGTCGCCCCTGTCGCCCCTGTCGTACCTGTCGTACCCGCTGTCTCGCCTGGCGGGTTGGTGTCTGCGCTGGGCGCTACCAGCTCACCGGGCCTGGCGGGGACCGCGGGAATTCAACCTCAGCTCAACGCCGAATTGCTCATGAAATGGGCTGGTGCCCTACCCGGTGCCGACCTAGCGACAGCGGCCGGATGA